The proteins below come from a single Erysipelothrix piscisicarius genomic window:
- a CDS encoding Maf family protein, whose protein sequence is MHKKLVLASQSPRRRELVTKLGVAFNVVSPTSDETLDLSLTVEEQIERISEEKALSVFENYQDCVVLGSDTVVVFNGEVLGKPKNEEDAKNTLMKLSGSKHDVITGVCLVSSECKRVFSVKTEVEFFELTEAEIDAYVATKEPLDKAGSYSIQGFGSVFVKSIIGDFYSVMGLPISQVNQELIHNEW, encoded by the coding sequence ATGCATAAGAAATTAGTTTTAGCGAGTCAATCACCAAGAAGACGTGAATTAGTAACGAAACTTGGGGTGGCTTTTAATGTTGTTTCACCAACCAGTGATGAGACCCTTGATTTATCACTTACAGTTGAGGAGCAAATTGAAAGAATATCTGAAGAGAAAGCATTAAGTGTGTTTGAAAACTATCAAGATTGTGTTGTTTTAGGATCGGATACCGTCGTTGTGTTCAATGGAGAAGTCCTAGGAAAACCCAAAAATGAAGAAGACGCAAAAAATACATTAATGAAATTATCCGGATCAAAACATGACGTCATTACAGGTGTATGTCTTGTTTCATCAGAATGCAAACGTGTGTTCTCAGTAAAAACTGAAGTTGAATTCTTTGAACTAACAGAAGCAGAAATTGATGCTTATGTTGCTACTAAAGAACCTTTAGATAAAGCTGGCAGTTACAGTATACAAGGGTTTGGTTCTGTATTTGTGAAGTCAATTATTGGAGATTTCTACTCGGTAATGGGACTTCCAATATCTCAAGTAAATCAAGAGTTAATCCACAACGAGTGGTAA
- a CDS encoding GNAT family N-acetyltransferase, with protein MNKKNQPAFIHLSESLHLVKFDVLSDEARSWMENEDLMFALRGDRMIFSDQEVESYYANLAENGELYYIEILHGDTFHQCGSIALIRNQIKIIIDPKYQNQHFGTAAVEGLLFRATVLGIPEIFAQVRNHNTFSLRLFQNLGFKILDEADQVITLCCETKPF; from the coding sequence ATGAATAAAAAGAATCAACCAGCTTTTATACACTTATCAGAATCCTTACATCTTGTGAAATTTGATGTTTTGTCCGATGAAGCACGATCATGGATGGAAAACGAAGATTTGATGTTTGCGCTTCGCGGCGATCGTATGATTTTTTCGGATCAAGAAGTCGAATCGTATTATGCAAATCTTGCTGAGAATGGTGAGCTGTACTATATAGAAATTCTTCATGGGGATACCTTCCATCAATGTGGTAGTATCGCCCTTATTCGAAATCAGATTAAGATTATCATCGATCCAAAATATCAAAACCAACATTTTGGAACTGCTGCGGTCGAAGGATTGTTATTTCGAGCAACCGTATTAGGTATCCCCGAAATCTTTGCACAGGTTAGAAACCACAATACGTTTTCTTTACGCTTATTTCAAAACCTTGGATTCAAAATTCTTGATGAAGCCGATCAAGTCATTACATTGTGTTGTGAGACGAAGCCATTTTGA
- a CDS encoding TetR/AcrR family transcriptional regulator: MTRVSNEAMRKAKYELILEKARLVFCRKGYAGVTMKDIIEECEISRGGIYLYFSSVEEIFKDVVLSRERRKFKGIRDSVHQNVDFLELLDAYFLTQKKRLLNMSESLLRAMYEYNFTHRSEADFAFREAQVDSIRNTLEEMLSLGVKQNYVVSPNIDALRGHMMFMIEGLSVYSLLGGLTEANVDEQFKQLRAMILAKDVSYENEF; encoded by the coding sequence ATGACTCGTGTTTCAAATGAAGCAATGCGAAAGGCAAAATATGAACTGATTCTCGAGAAAGCACGCCTTGTGTTTTGCCGTAAAGGGTATGCTGGCGTTACGATGAAAGATATTATCGAAGAATGTGAGATTAGTCGTGGAGGAATTTATCTTTATTTTAGCTCTGTCGAAGAAATATTTAAAGATGTTGTCTTATCCCGAGAACGTCGTAAATTCAAAGGGATTCGTGACTCTGTTCATCAAAATGTTGATTTTTTGGAATTGTTGGACGCTTATTTTCTAACGCAGAAGAAACGTCTTCTCAATATGAGCGAGAGTTTATTACGAGCCATGTATGAATACAACTTTACGCATCGATCTGAAGCAGATTTTGCATTTCGTGAGGCTCAAGTGGATAGCATTCGTAACACACTTGAGGAGATGTTGTCTTTAGGGGTTAAACAAAATTATGTTGTAAGTCCCAATATCGACGCGCTCCGCGGCCATATGATGTTTATGATTGAAGGGTTAAGTGTGTATTCCCTTTTAGGAGGGCTTACCGAAGCAAATGTTGATGAACAATTTAAACAACTTCGGGCCATGATTTTAGCAAAGGATGTCTCTTATGAAAACGAATTTTAA
- a CDS encoding phosphopantothenoylcysteine decarboxylase domain-containing protein: MKTNFNVCITSGGTSEPIDTVRRITNTSTGRLGSKIADAFIEAGANVYYVYARGSALPTLSCRQFEVDTVASVSRVLTHIFDTVSFDVMIHAMAISDYEVDAITSLDRMTSNVFEFLQQNPQPTKEDIRQVLLDSKEPMSGKISSSNKNLVLTLKQTQKVINQLKLKQPDVFLVGFKLLSNTNLESLKIAAESQINQAGSDLVVANRLEDIHHSEHIAYFIDKTGLIHQAHTKEAIASSLVQLVYTQSQESI, from the coding sequence ATGAAAACGAATTTTAATGTATGTATTACTTCTGGTGGAACTTCTGAACCCATCGATACGGTTCGTCGCATCACCAATACCTCAACGGGTCGTTTAGGAAGCAAAATTGCGGATGCATTCATTGAAGCAGGGGCAAATGTTTATTATGTCTATGCACGAGGCAGTGCCCTTCCTACCCTGTCGTGTCGACAATTTGAAGTGGATACGGTAGCCTCCGTTTCTAGAGTGCTTACACACATCTTTGATACCGTTTCTTTTGATGTAATGATTCATGCTATGGCTATAAGTGATTATGAAGTGGATGCAATTACGTCTCTTGATCGCATGACATCCAATGTTTTTGAATTCTTGCAACAGAATCCACAACCAACAAAAGAAGATATTAGACAAGTTTTATTGGATTCAAAAGAACCCATGAGTGGGAAGATATCTTCTTCCAATAAAAACCTGGTACTGACCTTGAAACAAACACAGAAGGTCATAAACCAACTTAAACTAAAACAACCCGATGTTTTTTTGGTCGGCTTTAAATTATTATCCAATACAAACTTAGAATCCTTAAAAATCGCAGCCGAATCTCAAATAAACCAGGCTGGAAGCGACCTTGTTGTTGCGAATCGGTTAGAGGATATTCATCACAGCGAACACATAGCGTACTTTATTGATAAAACCGGCTTGATTCACCAAGCGCATACCAAGGAAGCCATTGCGTCTTCACTCGTACAATTAGTCTACACACAGAGTCAGGAGTCAATATGA
- a CDS encoding response regulator transcription factor, translating to MKYVISIVEDEKDLNELVKSYLENAGYEVRSYYTYDEANAHVKDDDVHLWILDIMLDDKSGFDLIERIKMHSPATPVIFMSARDKEFDRIIGLEKGSDDYITKPFSPKELVLRVNNIIKRSYNQDLQTEVDGYVIDEKQRKASKDGYELELTTKEFDLLMLFVKNRGVAFTREQILVHVWETNYFGSDRVVDDTLRRLRKKMPGLNIQTIYGFGYRLG from the coding sequence ATGAAATATGTGATCAGTATTGTAGAAGATGAAAAAGATTTAAATGAGCTTGTCAAAAGTTATTTAGAAAACGCTGGTTATGAAGTCCGCTCTTATTATACATATGATGAAGCAAATGCTCATGTCAAAGATGATGATGTTCATCTTTGGATTTTGGATATTATGCTTGATGATAAGAGTGGTTTTGACTTGATTGAACGGATAAAAATGCACTCACCTGCAACACCTGTAATCTTTATGTCTGCGCGAGATAAAGAGTTTGATCGAATCATTGGTTTGGAAAAGGGAAGTGATGACTACATTACAAAACCTTTTTCGCCCAAGGAATTGGTATTGCGTGTTAATAACATTATTAAACGTTCTTATAATCAAGATCTTCAAACCGAAGTTGATGGTTATGTCATTGATGAGAAACAACGTAAAGCGAGCAAAGATGGCTATGAACTTGAACTTACAACAAAAGAGTTTGATCTCCTGATGCTTTTCGTCAAAAATAGAGGTGTCGCCTTTACACGTGAACAAATTCTTGTTCATGTATGGGAAACCAATTATTTTGGGTCAGATCGAGTTGTTGATGATACCTTAAGACGTCTTCGAAAAAAAATGCCTGGTCTTAATATACAAACAATATACGGATTTGGATATCGTCTTGGATGA
- a CDS encoding ECF transporter S component, giving the protein MKAKKKTLNYTLFTLFAAIIILLSMTPLGFIHLGFIKATIVHIPVIIGSIILGPTAGAGLGLIFGINSMINNTLSPSILSFAFSPLVPVIGTTSGSPLALVIALFPRILVGVIPYYIVESRVIKNDSVRLGLAGFLGSMTNTIFVMGLIYLLFKDAYGSARGIAGIAVTKAILSVIIINGIPEAFVSTIITIPVAKALYKIRRNK; this is encoded by the coding sequence ATGAAAGCTAAAAAGAAAACGCTCAATTATACCCTCTTTACCCTTTTTGCCGCGATTATCATCCTACTATCAATGACACCCCTTGGGTTTATTCATCTCGGCTTTATAAAAGCAACAATTGTACATATCCCTGTCATTATCGGTTCAATTATCCTTGGGCCAACGGCGGGTGCGGGATTGGGTTTAATCTTTGGGATAAACTCAATGATCAACAACACCCTTAGCCCATCCATTCTATCATTCGCATTTTCACCACTTGTTCCTGTTATTGGTACAACATCGGGAAGTCCCTTAGCCCTTGTCATTGCACTTTTCCCTCGTATTTTAGTCGGTGTTATTCCTTACTATATTGTGGAAAGTCGTGTCATTAAAAACGATTCAGTACGTTTAGGTCTTGCTGGATTCCTTGGTTCCATGACCAATACAATATTCGTAATGGGGCTCATCTATCTTCTCTTTAAAGATGCCTACGGATCTGCGCGTGGTATTGCAGGTATTGCAGTTACAAAAGCAATCCTTAGTGTTATCATTATCAACGGGATTCCAGAAGCGTTTGTATCCACAATCATTACGATTCCTGTAGCGAAGGCACTCTATAAAATACGAAGAAATAAATAA
- a CDS encoding sensor histidine kinase, which yields MMRNIREFIRKLSLTQQLIAIVVFTFAFFLVFFFGALSLNIDKFVDKQMYDLIHRTQQNVIYNYKRGLDDVDLYGANDPNIIHVIRNKDGSIKSNGLSLINVDLLKQVKIQMDAVELEQSINYRFKDSSLYTITNIPDKQASIATLISRNYQNEFKSLLLNNIINMILIIIGVVFLLLLVWVSYIIHPLNQIRAYIEKIKRNEDAELNIERHDEIGELADVLVEMNEELKRQERVKEEMIQNISHDLKTPIATIKSYSEAIKDGVYPYETLEKSVDVIIQHADRLEKKVYNLLMLNRMDYMTHEQIDQDSNVELRETMESVIVSSSQIRPEIDLILNAEEQNVFFGTEEPWRVVVENLLDNALRYAETKIVITLKNDYLSVYNDGSTINENRTEQIFNAYEKGEGGQFGLGLSIVNKVATNYGYVVSASNVDEGVVFEIRKAGI from the coding sequence ATGATGAGAAATATTCGTGAGTTTATTAGAAAGCTATCGTTAACACAGCAATTAATTGCAATTGTTGTTTTTACGTTTGCTTTCTTTTTAGTATTCTTTTTTGGAGCGTTATCACTGAATATCGATAAGTTTGTGGATAAGCAAATGTATGACTTAATTCATCGAACGCAACAGAATGTTATTTATAACTATAAACGGGGCTTAGATGATGTCGATTTATATGGAGCTAATGACCCAAACATTATCCATGTTATCCGTAACAAAGATGGCAGTATCAAATCAAATGGTTTAAGTTTGATTAATGTCGATTTACTCAAACAAGTTAAAATTCAAATGGATGCAGTTGAGTTGGAACAGAGCATCAACTATCGTTTTAAGGATAGTAGCCTCTATACAATTACAAACATCCCTGATAAACAAGCTAGCATTGCGACACTAATTTCTCGAAATTACCAAAATGAGTTTAAATCGTTATTACTTAATAACATAATTAATATGATTTTGATTATCATCGGTGTTGTATTTTTACTGTTACTTGTATGGGTAAGTTATATTATCCATCCTTTAAATCAAATTCGTGCGTACATCGAAAAAATCAAACGTAATGAGGATGCGGAATTGAATATTGAGCGTCATGATGAAATCGGAGAATTGGCAGATGTTCTCGTCGAAATGAATGAAGAGTTAAAGCGGCAAGAACGTGTAAAAGAAGAGATGATTCAAAATATATCTCACGATCTTAAAACACCGATAGCAACAATTAAATCATACAGTGAAGCGATTAAAGACGGCGTGTATCCTTACGAAACACTTGAAAAATCAGTGGATGTTATTATTCAACATGCTGACCGGTTAGAGAAAAAAGTCTATAATCTATTAATGTTGAATCGGATGGATTATATGACCCACGAACAAATTGATCAGGATAGTAATGTTGAACTGCGAGAAACAATGGAATCTGTAATCGTTTCTTCAAGTCAAATAAGACCAGAAATTGACTTAATTTTAAATGCAGAAGAACAGAATGTGTTTTTTGGAACGGAAGAACCATGGCGTGTTGTGGTAGAAAATCTTCTTGATAATGCATTACGTTACGCAGAAACCAAAATTGTGATTACATTAAAGAATGATTATTTATCCGTATACAATGATGGTTCGACCATTAATGAAAACCGAACAGAACAAATTTTTAATGCTTATGAAAAGGGAGAGGGAGGTCAATTTGGACTGGGGCTCTCTATTGTAAATAAAGTAGCGACAAATTATGGTTATGTCGTTAGTGCTTCAAACGTCGATGAAGGCGTAGTTTTTGAAATTAGAAAGGCAGGAATTTAA
- a CDS encoding flavoprotein, whose product MKTIILGVSGSISAYKSADLANELTKRGYTVHVIMTHSAQAFITPLTFQSLTKNPVHYDVLSEGDPNKIMHIDLVKSADLLLIAPATANIIAKIAHGIADDMLSTTTLAVHGIPKLIAPAMNTYMYENEATQDNLELLEKRGWVEIEPRSSVLACGDQGKGALAEIDTILDHVDALFQGVSA is encoded by the coding sequence ATGAAAACAATTATATTAGGTGTTAGTGGAAGTATTTCCGCGTATAAATCTGCAGATTTAGCCAACGAGCTGACAAAACGCGGATATACAGTCCACGTTATTATGACCCATTCTGCACAAGCTTTTATTACCCCTTTAACGTTCCAGTCACTCACTAAAAATCCTGTTCATTATGATGTATTAAGTGAGGGTGATCCAAATAAAATCATGCATATTGACCTTGTAAAGTCTGCAGATCTTCTTTTAATTGCACCAGCTACCGCAAATATTATTGCGAAAATCGCTCATGGCATTGCCGATGATATGTTATCAACAACAACGCTAGCCGTGCATGGTATTCCGAAACTCATTGCACCCGCTATGAATACTTATATGTATGAAAACGAAGCAACACAAGATAACTTAGAACTTTTGGAAAAACGAGGTTGGGTTGAAATTGAGCCAAGAAGTTCAGTACTTGCATGTGGCGATCAAGGAAAGGGAGCACTTGCCGAAATTGATACAATTCTCGATCATGTTGATGCTTTATTTCAAGGAGTTTCCGCATGA
- a CDS encoding GNAT family N-acetyltransferase, with the protein MDYEIKELDYEAFIPIYNNFMINDFPDDELRSLHSIKRMFKDGRYSVLVMVEDERVALLDYYAVTQARRGQGIGTLFLQKIRETLDGDGLLIESERPDKAETEDDRIIRTKRIDFYEQNDSVVTEYTWEAYGVIYNLLYLPIAKDVDAVDVGFKIKEMYGFTLPKALLEKYTKLYVE; encoded by the coding sequence GTGGATTACGAAATAAAAGAATTGGATTATGAGGCGTTCATTCCCATCTACAACAATTTTATGATCAACGATTTCCCAGATGATGAATTGAGATCGTTACACAGTATTAAACGGATGTTTAAAGACGGACGTTACTCCGTTTTAGTCATGGTTGAAGATGAACGCGTTGCACTTTTAGATTATTATGCTGTTACCCAAGCAAGACGAGGACAAGGCATCGGTACGTTGTTCTTACAGAAAATACGGGAGACACTTGATGGGGACGGGTTACTCATTGAGAGTGAAAGACCGGATAAAGCGGAAACAGAGGATGATCGTATTATTCGAACGAAGCGTATTGATTTTTATGAACAAAATGATTCGGTCGTAACAGAGTATACATGGGAAGCTTATGGTGTTATCTATAATCTTCTTTATCTACCCATTGCGAAAGATGTGGATGCGGTTGATGTTGGCTTCAAAATTAAGGAAATGTATGGTTTTACATTACCCAAGGCATTGTTAGAAAAGTATACCAAGTTGTATGTAGAATAA
- a CDS encoding CdaR family protein, translated as MSPKKDKKNKKFDSEDKLELAQIIAERSEKITNLTESVGDAFLRVLRWLSAWFDRILFNPRHAKLVAFAVALLIYFAFNVSASTPSPVNQARQIPDVPVVVKYNSEMYEVVDFDEKVDVIVFGDYSDISMVNPQNDLKVELDLSGLAEGTHQVNYKTNITSARIRTTITPASANVTIRIKEAKRMTLSTEFVNQKKLGSQYVLGTPELETQDVTIKASKETMAQVAFVKALIDVSGQTEQFTTDAEIVAYNQQGERLTTVDVLPKTVKAKVDVTSPNKTVPIKPVFQGDIPEGKAIASLSMDNEAMTIYAQQSVLDSIEEIKVPIQASGLTKDTKLVHNISLPSGVRHGTVSKVNFDIKLGEGETKKFDDIPILFVHNVNQLKISPGTSGDQKTATTTSLEVFGTKENIEKFKPENVKVYIDMRDIEPGDNQEVKLYVEYNDPTSSLYSVKSTKETAVFSFRK; from the coding sequence ATGAGTCCGAAGAAAGATAAAAAGAATAAAAAATTTGATTCTGAGGATAAACTTGAGCTTGCGCAGATTATCGCAGAACGATCTGAAAAAATTACGAATCTAACGGAATCAGTCGGCGATGCATTTTTACGCGTTTTACGTTGGTTAAGTGCATGGTTTGACCGTATTCTCTTTAACCCTCGACACGCTAAACTTGTTGCGTTTGCAGTCGCATTGCTTATTTATTTTGCATTCAATGTTTCTGCTTCAACACCATCACCTGTGAACCAAGCACGTCAAATTCCAGATGTCCCAGTTGTTGTAAAATATAACTCTGAAATGTATGAAGTTGTGGACTTTGATGAAAAGGTTGATGTGATTGTGTTTGGGGATTATAGTGATATATCAATGGTAAACCCACAAAACGATCTTAAGGTTGAACTTGACTTAAGTGGACTTGCAGAAGGTACACATCAAGTAAATTACAAAACAAATATTACGTCTGCACGAATTCGAACAACGATAACACCAGCCTCTGCGAATGTTACAATTCGAATCAAAGAGGCAAAACGTATGACCTTAAGTACAGAATTTGTAAACCAAAAAAAACTCGGAAGCCAATATGTCTTAGGTACTCCTGAGCTCGAAACACAAGATGTTACAATTAAAGCCTCGAAAGAAACAATGGCTCAAGTTGCTTTTGTAAAAGCATTGATTGATGTAAGTGGACAAACTGAACAGTTCACAACAGACGCAGAAATCGTTGCATACAATCAACAAGGAGAACGCTTAACAACTGTTGACGTACTACCGAAGACTGTCAAAGCGAAGGTAGATGTAACATCACCGAATAAAACAGTTCCGATTAAACCCGTCTTCCAAGGTGATATTCCGGAAGGTAAGGCAATTGCATCGCTATCGATGGATAATGAAGCGATGACAATTTACGCACAGCAATCGGTACTTGATAGTATTGAAGAAATTAAAGTTCCAATTCAAGCGAGCGGTTTAACAAAAGATACGAAACTCGTTCATAATATTAGTCTTCCTTCAGGAGTCCGTCATGGTACGGTTTCAAAAGTTAACTTTGATATCAAACTCGGTGAAGGGGAAACTAAGAAATTTGATGATATTCCAATTCTATTTGTTCATAATGTCAACCAGTTAAAAATCTCACCAGGTACTTCGGGTGATCAAAAGACTGCGACAACAACATCTCTAGAAGTATTTGGAACCAAAGAAAATATTGAGAAATTCAAACCTGAGAACGTTAAAGTATATATTGATATGCGTGACATTGAACCAGGTGATAATCAAGAAGTGAAACTTTATGTTGAGTATAACGATCCAACATCGTCACTCTACTCAGTTAAATCAACAAAAGAAACGGCAGTATTTAGTTTTAGAAAATAA
- the cdaA gene encoding diadenylate cyclase CdaA yields the protein MPFALITFQSIINSLKAIVDFSIIWVLVYYILRIVRNNSRTVQIFKGIVLIIAMRFVAHKLSLTTLKALLDLLIQYGFLVVVIIFVPEIRAMLERLGKTSVFSALHSLSGNEKEKLVDELVDAATVLAERKTGALITLEQGHSLADYIKTGTPINSSVTSELLCSIFVTSTPLHDGAVIIQGDRIACASAYFPPTAQDLPTRYGARHRAAIGLSEVTDSVTIIVSEETGTISIAEGGKLREMDAASLREYLNLLIQNSEKEVSQSLGAHRKQRKFNLSKLNVDPIKIEKVDSSDLNLKSTESVESNAEKRDFSKLMGIFKKKPKDNDAKDKTGDDAKAVIGSETSAPQEDESKTSENVDPVTTVDDTNSSDKLNDEGGEPNESEER from the coding sequence ATGCCATTCGCCTTAATAACATTTCAATCAATTATCAATAGTTTAAAGGCTATCGTAGACTTTTCAATTATTTGGGTTTTGGTTTATTACATTCTGAGAATTGTTAGAAACAACTCTCGAACTGTTCAAATTTTCAAAGGTATCGTATTAATCATTGCGATGCGTTTTGTTGCTCATAAACTAAGTCTCACTACATTAAAAGCGCTACTCGATCTATTGATTCAATATGGATTCTTGGTCGTAGTTATTATTTTTGTACCAGAAATTCGAGCAATGTTGGAACGACTCGGGAAAACATCTGTTTTTTCTGCGCTCCATTCTTTATCAGGTAATGAAAAGGAAAAACTTGTGGATGAACTTGTGGATGCTGCAACAGTGCTAGCGGAACGCAAAACAGGTGCACTTATCACACTAGAACAAGGGCATTCATTAGCGGATTATATTAAAACAGGAACTCCAATTAATTCATCCGTTACTTCTGAACTTTTATGTTCAATTTTTGTTACGTCGACGCCTTTACATGATGGTGCTGTAATTATTCAAGGGGATCGAATTGCATGTGCATCTGCATATTTCCCACCAACCGCTCAAGATTTACCAACGCGCTATGGTGCACGCCATCGTGCTGCAATTGGATTAAGTGAAGTTACCGATTCGGTAACAATTATTGTTTCTGAAGAGACAGGGACAATTTCAATTGCTGAGGGTGGAAAACTTCGCGAAATGGATGCAGCAAGTCTTCGAGAGTATCTCAATTTGTTAATCCAAAATAGCGAAAAAGAAGTAAGTCAAAGCTTAGGTGCTCATCGTAAACAGCGTAAGTTTAACTTATCAAAATTAAATGTTGATCCTATTAAGATTGAAAAAGTTGATAGCTCAGATTTAAACCTTAAATCAACTGAATCTGTAGAATCAAATGCTGAAAAGAGAGACTTTTCAAAATTAATGGGTATTTTCAAAAAGAAACCTAAAGATAACGATGCTAAAGATAAAACTGGAGATGACGCTAAAGCTGTAATAGGTAGCGAAACCAGTGCTCCTCAAGAAGATGAATCAAAAACGTCCGAAAATGTGGATCCCGTAACGACCGTAGATGATACGAATTCATCCGATAAACTAAACGATGAAGGAGGTGAGCCAAATGAGTCCGAAGAAAGATAA
- a CDS encoding type III pantothenate kinase, which translates to MICVINIGNTNTAFGFGEHELSDQFTIPTHAYQTQNDFLKYFEMQNRHQKINVCIIASVRTDKTQLIKSSMDSYFKLNAKVLEHSDDFGMDFSLYPDGNLGMDRILALYGAKELYGNDIAVFDLGTATTVNVLSENQFKGGAIMPGVRLGLSVLGEKTGLLPTINLNDTPHYLGLNTEQNILSGALYGTASILKNYRALISEDYPSTTFVVTGGNSKAILPLCNGSWHFEPDLLLQGLLSWWIQKGNNYES; encoded by the coding sequence ATGATTTGTGTGATTAATATTGGGAATACTAATACCGCATTTGGATTTGGTGAACATGAATTATCAGATCAATTTACCATTCCGACTCATGCTTACCAAACCCAAAATGATTTCTTAAAGTATTTTGAAATGCAAAATAGACATCAAAAGATTAATGTTTGTATTATCGCATCCGTAAGAACTGATAAAACTCAATTAATTAAAAGTTCTATGGATTCCTATTTCAAACTGAATGCGAAAGTTTTAGAACACAGCGATGATTTTGGAATGGACTTCTCCCTTTATCCCGATGGAAACCTGGGTATGGACCGTATCCTCGCATTGTATGGTGCAAAAGAACTTTATGGCAACGACATTGCTGTTTTTGATTTAGGAACAGCCACGACCGTTAATGTGCTCTCAGAGAATCAATTTAAAGGTGGCGCTATTATGCCAGGGGTACGCCTGGGTTTAAGCGTTCTGGGTGAAAAAACTGGACTTCTTCCGACCATTAATCTTAATGATACACCTCATTACCTTGGTCTCAATACAGAACAGAATATATTATCAGGTGCATTATATGGTACTGCCTCCATATTAAAAAACTACCGTGCGCTTATATCTGAAGATTATCCAAGCACAACCTTTGTCGTAACCGGTGGCAATTCAAAGGCAATCTTACCGTTATGTAATGGATCTTGGCATTTCGAACCCGACTTACTACTACAAGGCCTCCTCTCATGGTGGATACAAAAAGGAAACAATTATGAAAGCTAA
- a CDS encoding NYN domain-containing protein, with the protein MKQKIDSRIAVLIDAENVPYANIGGVLREVARYGTPTVKRIYGDWTKQTASGWKSHLLEHAITPIQQYSYTTGKNSSDSAMIIDAMDILYEGNVESFCIVSSDSDFTRLAVRLREAGKYVIGIGEQKTPSAFIASCDKFIYIEIIDLVETERVDSKTKLSVDKKNKLHQLIASSVNDLADDNGFVFMGDLGNLIMKKQPDFDPRNYGYYQLTPLIKALGQFDIDERRIPNSNVKHVYIRNK; encoded by the coding sequence ATGAAACAAAAAATTGATTCACGTATTGCTGTACTGATTGATGCAGAGAACGTTCCATATGCTAATATTGGCGGTGTATTAAGAGAAGTTGCACGTTATGGTACGCCAACCGTTAAAAGAATATACGGAGACTGGACGAAACAAACGGCTTCAGGTTGGAAAAGCCACTTATTGGAACATGCAATTACACCAATCCAACAATACTCCTATACAACAGGTAAAAATTCATCCGATTCCGCGATGATTATTGACGCGATGGATATTTTGTATGAAGGAAATGTTGAATCCTTTTGCATTGTCTCTTCTGATAGCGATTTTACGCGTTTAGCGGTGCGTTTAAGAGAAGCGGGCAAGTATGTTATCGGTATTGGCGAACAGAAGACACCAAGCGCTTTTATTGCTTCATGCGATAAATTCATTTATATAGAAATTATTGACTTGGTTGAAACGGAGCGTGTTGATTCTAAAACTAAACTTTCAGTTGATAAGAAAAATAAATTACATCAACTGATTGCTTCATCAGTAAATGATCTCGCAGATGATAATGGTTTTGTTTTTATGGGGGATTTAGGGAATTTAATTATGAAAAAGCAACCGGATTTTGATCCTCGGAATTATGGTTATTACCAACTAACCCCGCTCATCAAAGCACTTGGACAATTTGACATCGACGAAAGAAGGATTCCAAATAGTAATGTTAAACATGTGTACATCCGAAACAAATAG